One genomic segment of Paraburkholderia hospita includes these proteins:
- a CDS encoding lytic transglycosylase domain-containing protein encodes MRVHAATRRAPTASAPSVLSAVVLGLVLAQSAHADIFGKVDSTGVIVLTDMPGKTGMSVIVASPPSPGRAKQPVQSTHADASQFEPVIVEASETFHLQPELLRAVIDVESRYNPNAVSEKGALGLMQLMPDTARRFSDGDMFNPRDNVLAGARYLRFLLDLFKDDMELALAAYNAGENAVIRAGYRIPSFPETRSYVPRVLDKYRRLLPASS; translated from the coding sequence ATGCGCGTGCACGCAGCGACCCGACGGGCACCTACAGCCTCCGCGCCATCTGTTCTGTCGGCCGTCGTGCTCGGTCTGGTTCTGGCCCAGTCCGCACACGCCGATATTTTCGGCAAGGTCGACAGCACGGGCGTAATCGTGCTGACCGATATGCCGGGCAAGACGGGCATGTCGGTGATCGTCGCGTCGCCGCCGTCACCAGGCCGCGCGAAACAACCCGTGCAATCGACGCATGCCGATGCCTCGCAATTCGAACCCGTGATCGTCGAGGCCAGCGAAACCTTCCATCTACAGCCCGAACTCTTGCGCGCGGTTATCGACGTCGAATCACGCTACAACCCCAACGCCGTCTCCGAAAAAGGGGCACTGGGCCTCATGCAACTCATGCCGGACACGGCGCGCCGCTTCTCCGATGGCGACATGTTCAATCCGCGCGACAACGTGCTTGCGGGCGCCCGCTATCTGCGCTTTTTGCTCGATCTATTCAAGGACGATATGGAGCTGGCGCTCGCCGCGTATAACGCCGGCGAGAATGCGGTGATACGCGCGGGCTACAGGATTCCGTCGTTTCCCGAAACGCGTTCGTATGTGCCGCGCGTGCTCGATAAATACCGGCGGTTGCTGCCTGCGAGCAGTTGA
- a CDS encoding c-type cytochrome, which produces MPGLVAMATVFPRRLLFASALAAVLLVSTHHALGAPPVDAGAAIFRDGIAGDGRPVEATHQGQLAMRGAAAACMNCHRRSGLGAKEGNTVIPPIAAQYLFHPPAKNPDELTVPFIDGMRTSREPYTEATLARAIREGIDSEGKPLGYLMPQFDLSDADMHALIGYLKTLDRRRALGVTDTVLHFATIITPDADPVKRRGMLDVLEHYFADKNAAPLGATPALRSSRKMMFMVNRRWELHVWELHGPPETWQAQLRQYLAKQPVFAVLSGLGGRNWAPVHDFCEREQVPCLFPNVEVPVESEHDFYSMYFSRGVLLEAELIAKRIREPASSASARPVKTVLQIYRAGDSGEAAAQALAADLKKQGIAVENHAMPANARVAAALRGASHADVLVLWLRPPDIAALGDAPAASVAVYVSGLMGGLDRVPLPAHWRDNARLAYPVDLPQGRRVRVDYAFGWFAIRHIPVVDERVQADTYLACGLLAETLSHMVDAFVRDYLVERIDDMLEHRILTGYYPRLTLAPGQRYASKGGYIVRFAEPDRLRVVADSDWIVP; this is translated from the coding sequence ATGCCCGGCCTCGTCGCAATGGCCACTGTGTTTCCACGGCGGCTGCTCTTTGCGAGTGCGTTGGCCGCCGTGTTGCTGGTGTCCACGCATCACGCGCTCGGAGCGCCGCCCGTCGACGCCGGCGCAGCGATCTTTCGCGACGGCATCGCCGGCGACGGCCGCCCGGTGGAAGCGACGCATCAGGGGCAACTTGCGATGCGAGGCGCAGCGGCCGCCTGCATGAATTGCCATCGACGCAGCGGGCTTGGCGCGAAGGAGGGCAACACGGTCATTCCGCCCATTGCCGCGCAGTATCTGTTTCATCCGCCCGCGAAAAACCCGGATGAATTGACGGTGCCGTTCATCGACGGCATGCGCACCAGTCGCGAACCGTACACGGAAGCGACGCTCGCGCGCGCGATCCGCGAAGGCATCGATTCCGAAGGCAAGCCGCTCGGCTATCTGATGCCGCAATTCGATCTGAGCGACGCGGACATGCATGCGCTCATCGGCTATCTGAAGACGCTCGACAGGCGCAGGGCGCTCGGCGTCACCGACACCGTGCTGCACTTCGCAACGATCATCACGCCCGACGCCGACCCCGTGAAGCGGCGCGGCATGCTCGATGTGCTCGAACATTACTTTGCCGACAAGAACGCTGCGCCGTTGGGCGCGACGCCCGCGTTGCGCTCGTCGCGCAAGATGATGTTCATGGTCAACAGGCGCTGGGAACTGCATGTATGGGAACTCCACGGCCCGCCGGAGACGTGGCAGGCGCAGTTGCGGCAGTATCTTGCGAAGCAGCCGGTGTTCGCCGTGCTGTCGGGACTCGGCGGCAGGAACTGGGCGCCTGTTCACGATTTCTGCGAGCGCGAACAGGTGCCGTGTCTGTTTCCGAACGTCGAGGTGCCTGTCGAAAGCGAGCACGACTTTTACTCCATGTATTTCTCGCGTGGCGTGCTGCTCGAAGCGGAATTGATCGCGAAACGAATTCGCGAGCCCGCCAGTTCTGCTTCGGCTCGACCGGTCAAAACAGTGCTGCAGATTTATCGCGCGGGCGATAGCGGCGAGGCCGCGGCGCAGGCGCTTGCCGCAGATTTGAAGAAGCAAGGCATCGCCGTCGAGAATCACGCGATGCCTGCGAACGCGCGCGTCGCGGCGGCGCTGCGAGGCGCGTCGCACGCGGATGTGCTCGTGCTATGGCTCAGGCCGCCCGACATCGCCGCGCTCGGCGACGCGCCGGCCGCCTCGGTGGCCGTGTATGTGTCCGGGCTGATGGGCGGGCTCGACCGCGTACCCCTGCCTGCGCACTGGCGCGACAACGCACGGCTCGCGTATCCCGTCGATCTGCCGCAAGGCCGGCGCGTGCGCGTCGACTATGCGTTCGGCTGGTTCGCGATACGGCATATTCCCGTCGTCGACGAGCGTGTGCAGGCGGATACCTATCTGGCGTGCGGGCTGCTGGCCGAAACGTTGAGCCATATGGTCGATGCCTTCGTGCGCGACTACCTCGTCGAACGTATCGACGACATGCTCGAACATCGCATTCTCACCGGCTACTATCCGCGCCTCACGCTCGCACCGGGTCAGCGCTATGCATCGAAAGGCGGATACATCGTGCGATTCGCAGAGCCGGACAGACTGCGCGTGGTCGCGGACAGCGACTGGATCGTGCCGTAG
- a CDS encoding SCO family protein, whose protein sequence is MPPHDEQSKDKLHSMSGEHEMLAHHHDMAPGTTRTTVDYALPPITLVRDDGESVSLVDELNDGRPVVLTFIYTSCTTICPMVSQTFEQLQEELGSERDNVHMVSISIDPEEDTPARLKAYAERFGAGPEWQYYTGTVEASVAAQRAFNVYRGDKMNHTAVAFFRAAPGKPWLRLDGLATPDELLSAYHEIVARNGS, encoded by the coding sequence ATGCCCCCGCACGACGAACAGTCGAAAGACAAGCTTCACTCGATGTCCGGCGAACACGAGATGCTCGCGCATCATCACGACATGGCGCCAGGCACGACACGCACCACGGTGGACTACGCGTTGCCGCCCATCACGCTGGTGCGCGACGACGGCGAGTCCGTTTCGCTGGTCGACGAACTGAACGACGGCCGTCCCGTAGTGTTGACGTTCATCTACACGTCATGCACGACGATCTGCCCAATGGTCAGTCAGACCTTCGAGCAATTGCAGGAGGAACTCGGCAGCGAGCGCGACAACGTGCATATGGTGTCGATCTCGATCGATCCCGAAGAGGACACGCCCGCACGCCTCAAGGCCTACGCTGAGCGCTTCGGTGCGGGCCCGGAATGGCAGTACTACACGGGCACGGTGGAAGCGAGCGTCGCCGCGCAGCGCGCGTTCAACGTCTATCGCGGCGACAAGATGAACCACACGGCCGTCGCGTTCTTCCGCGCCGCGCCGGGCAAGCCGTGGCTGCGCCTGGATGGCCTTGCGACTCCCGACGAACTGTTGAGCGCCTATCACGAGATCGTCGCCCGCAACGGTTCGTGA
- a CDS encoding LolA-like protein: MKRIASWLLAGCVSALAWAQMPAAGQPLTVDEIIAKNAAARGGVDAWRKVRTMIWMGHVESANAPTPNAPFVLALRRPNSTRFEITAMNQRIVRVFDGKEGWKIRPSSGGAPDVQPYTPTEVRYARDEQVIDGPLLDHATKGIAVSLDGMDAIEGKDAYRLAVTLPSGAHRHVWVDAASFLDVRYDREAPGLSGAPVKIEVTYRDYREIEGVQVPFAIESGVAGAAKKDRLVLDRVSLNPPLDDAMFVRPMVPGRRASVAVGAGGMQAPRSAFGPAQ; the protein is encoded by the coding sequence ATGAAACGCATCGCCTCATGGTTGCTGGCGGGCTGTGTGTCCGCGCTCGCATGGGCGCAGATGCCCGCCGCCGGGCAGCCGCTTACGGTCGACGAGATCATCGCGAAGAACGCGGCCGCGCGCGGCGGCGTGGACGCGTGGCGCAAGGTCCGCACGATGATCTGGATGGGGCATGTCGAAAGCGCGAACGCGCCGACGCCGAATGCGCCGTTCGTGCTGGCGCTGCGGCGGCCCAACAGCACGCGCTTCGAGATCACGGCGATGAACCAGCGGATCGTGCGCGTGTTCGACGGCAAGGAAGGGTGGAAGATACGGCCGTCGTCCGGCGGCGCGCCCGATGTGCAGCCCTACACGCCCACAGAAGTCCGTTATGCACGCGATGAACAGGTAATCGACGGCCCGCTGCTCGACCACGCGACGAAGGGCATTGCCGTATCGCTCGACGGCATGGATGCCATCGAAGGAAAGGACGCTTACCGGCTTGCCGTCACGCTGCCGTCGGGCGCGCATCGTCATGTATGGGTCGACGCCGCGTCGTTTCTCGACGTCAGATACGATCGCGAAGCGCCGGGTCTGTCGGGCGCGCCTGTGAAGATCGAGGTGACGTATCGCGACTATCGCGAGATCGAGGGCGTGCAGGTACCGTTCGCGATCGAAAGCGGCGTGGCGGGCGCGGCGAAGAAGGACCGGCTGGTGCTCGATCGGGTGTCGCTGAATCCGCCGCTCGACGACGCGATGTTCGTCAGGCCGATGGTGCCGGGGCGGCGCGCATCGGTGGCCGTCGGCGCGGGTGGTATGCAGGCGCCGCGTTCCGCATTTGGCCCGGCGCAGTAA
- a CDS encoding response regulator produces the protein MNIKHRVIIAEDHDLLRNGLRSMLSAQSEYEVVGEARDGKEACQLAMSLAPDLILMDLSMRGMNGIDATAAIKRRSPLVHIIALTVHQSEEYVREALRAGVDGYVLKDVSFDELLFAMRTVMQGKKHLSADVYGFMVDSFVTGREIAAPKKAWDLLTARERSVLKLIAEGRTNRQVGQYLNLSPKTIEKYRASVMHKLAIENVTELVLAAISMGLLTSLASKCAEPETDDGLYRLPVAGAQVDGAAGEAENGALPHMSGTAAG, from the coding sequence GTGAACATCAAACATCGCGTGATCATCGCAGAGGACCACGACCTGCTGCGCAACGGGTTGCGTTCGATGCTGTCGGCGCAAAGCGAATACGAAGTAGTGGGCGAGGCGCGTGACGGGAAGGAGGCGTGTCAGCTCGCCATGTCGCTGGCACCCGACCTGATCCTGATGGATCTGTCGATGCGCGGCATGAACGGCATCGACGCGACGGCGGCGATCAAGCGTCGCTCGCCGCTCGTGCACATCATCGCGTTGACCGTGCATCAGAGCGAGGAATATGTGCGCGAGGCGTTGCGCGCGGGTGTCGACGGTTACGTGCTGAAGGATGTGTCGTTCGACGAACTGCTTTTCGCGATGCGCACTGTCATGCAGGGCAAGAAGCATTTGAGCGCGGACGTCTATGGCTTCATGGTCGATTCGTTCGTGACGGGGCGCGAGATCGCGGCGCCGAAGAAAGCATGGGACCTGTTGACGGCCCGCGAACGCAGCGTGTTGAAGCTGATTGCGGAAGGGCGGACCAACCGGCAGGTGGGCCAGTATCTGAACCTGAGTCCGAAAACGATCGAGAAGTATCGCGCGAGCGTGATGCACAAGCTTGCGATCGAGAACGTGACGGAACTCGTGCTTGCGGCGATCAGCATGGGCCTGCTGACTTCACTCGCGTCGAAATGCGCGGAGCCGGAGACGGACGACGGGCTGTATCGCTTGCCCGTTGCAGGCGCGCAGGTTGACGGCGCGGCGGGCGAAGCGGAGAACGGCGCGTTGCCGCACATGAGCGGCACGGCGGCGGGCTAG
- a CDS encoding LolA-like protein produces MNRGFRMIVSMTGVVAASFAAHATLAAGGGGMSAAQVVERNVAARGGLQAWRAVNTMTLSGQIDVGGTKPVKLQYVMTMKRPHKSRFELNFDNQIAFQVYDGSQGWKVRPFLGRNVAEPYTPAEAKSAAETADLDGPLVDYAAKGSQVALQGMETIDGHRAYKLLLTTKDHAQRHVWIDASSFLEVKVEGDPRKLDGRMHVVSVYYRDYRREGGLMVPHLLETQVTGVKQKHQMTIQHVTVNQPADDALFAKPQLPAQPQSAPARVAAK; encoded by the coding sequence ATGAACCGGGGCTTTCGGATGATTGTTTCGATGACGGGCGTGGTGGCCGCGAGCTTTGCTGCGCACGCCACGCTGGCAGCGGGCGGCGGCGGGATGAGCGCGGCGCAGGTTGTCGAGCGCAACGTGGCCGCGCGCGGGGGCCTGCAGGCATGGCGTGCCGTCAACACGATGACGTTGAGCGGACAGATCGACGTGGGCGGCACGAAGCCCGTCAAGCTGCAGTACGTCATGACGATGAAGCGGCCGCACAAGAGCCGCTTCGAACTGAACTTCGACAACCAGATCGCCTTCCAGGTCTACGACGGCAGCCAGGGGTGGAAGGTGCGTCCATTCCTCGGCCGCAATGTCGCAGAACCCTATACGCCTGCCGAGGCGAAATCGGCGGCGGAAACGGCCGATCTCGACGGGCCGCTGGTCGACTATGCTGCCAAGGGCAGTCAGGTCGCGTTGCAGGGTATGGAGACGATCGACGGGCACCGCGCCTACAAACTCCTGCTGACCACGAAAGATCACGCGCAACGGCATGTGTGGATCGACGCGTCGAGCTTTCTCGAAGTCAAGGTCGAAGGTGATCCGCGCAAGCTCGATGGACGCATGCATGTCGTTTCCGTCTACTACCGCGATTACCGGCGCGAGGGCGGATTGATGGTGCCGCATCTGCTCGAGACACAGGTGACGGGCGTGAAGCAGAAGCATCAGATGACGATCCAGCATGTCACGGTGAACCAGCCCGCCGACGACGCGCTCTTCGCGAAGCCGCAATTGCCCGCGCAACCGCAATCCGCGCCCGCCAGGGTCGCCGCGAAATGA
- a CDS encoding response regulator yields the protein MEKIHRVLIAEDQPLLRGGLCSMVRALQHYSVAGEAGDGVEACSLAATLMPDLILMDLSMPGRSGVEAIAHIKRQAPQIRIIALTIHASDMHMREALAAGVDGYVLKDAAFDELVEAMRLVMLGQRNATLDEYGARQGEPRGQPSNGQHAQMWSALTCRERVVLRLVAEGCTNREVGEQLRLSPKTIEKHRASLMRKLGVSNATGLVHAALDLGVLALPEDTGNGLNYFV from the coding sequence GTGGAGAAGATCCACCGGGTGCTGATCGCCGAAGACCAGCCGCTGCTGCGCGGGGGGCTGTGCTCGATGGTCCGCGCGTTGCAGCACTACAGCGTCGCGGGCGAGGCGGGCGACGGCGTCGAGGCGTGCAGCCTCGCCGCGACGCTGATGCCTGACCTGATCCTGATGGACCTGTCGATGCCCGGCAGAAGCGGCGTCGAAGCGATCGCGCACATCAAGCGGCAAGCGCCGCAGATCAGGATCATCGCGCTGACCATCCACGCGAGCGATATGCATATGCGCGAGGCGCTGGCGGCAGGTGTCGATGGCTATGTGCTCAAGGACGCGGCGTTCGACGAGCTTGTCGAGGCGATGCGTCTGGTCATGCTCGGCCAGCGCAATGCGACGCTCGACGAGTATGGCGCGCGACAGGGCGAGCCGCGCGGCCAGCCTTCGAACGGGCAGCATGCGCAGATGTGGAGCGCGCTGACCTGCCGCGAGCGCGTCGTGCTGCGTCTCGTTGCCGAGGGCTGCACCAATCGCGAAGTGGGCGAGCAGTTGCGCCTGAGTCCCAAAACCATCGAGAAACATCGCGCCAGCCTGATGCGCAAGCTCGGCGTATCGAATGCGACAGGGCTCGTGCACGCGGCGCTCGATCTCGGCGTGCTCGCGCTGCCCGAGGACACGGGCAATGGGTTGAACTACTTCGTTTGA
- a CDS encoding sensor histidine kinase: MHATTSPEPPVKLRDLIDAMRKLGNAMRDTQQTAHISDARGAALALTTAEGAIVSMNRSAAALLGYASADLAGKRLADLAHEEDYAAVEQQLRDSADHVFRTFDVTLTGRTGHRMPLHVYQQTFAPSQGGALLRLMLLAEPLASLGSEKSQSAQPPADDARKPATWLMMGQQRERERLAAELHDGMGQALTLIKLMVEDARMRLRRGQADDAAQLLDATVLQIRDTIGEMRQICGELRPLALERLGLPAALSALCRRVGQSIETLRVMFSCGIEDGEIPDHLKADIFRVVQEALNNIVKHAAASEIRVELQRNASHLLLTIRDNGTGYEARPLRTDDARSNGLGLTGMQHRVETQGGTFAVSAIPDDGTEVSAYWPL; the protein is encoded by the coding sequence ATGCATGCCACTACGTCGCCTGAACCGCCCGTCAAGCTGCGCGATCTGATCGACGCGATGCGCAAGCTGGGCAACGCCATGCGCGACACGCAGCAGACCGCGCACATCAGCGACGCGCGCGGCGCCGCGCTCGCCTTGACGACCGCCGAAGGCGCGATCGTCAGCATGAATCGCAGCGCCGCCGCGCTGCTCGGCTATGCGAGTGCCGATCTCGCCGGCAAGCGTCTCGCGGACCTCGCGCATGAAGAAGATTACGCGGCCGTCGAACAGCAGCTGCGCGACAGCGCAGACCACGTGTTCCGCACATTCGACGTCACGCTCACGGGCCGAACCGGCCATCGAATGCCATTGCATGTGTACCAGCAGACTTTTGCACCGAGCCAAGGCGGCGCGCTACTCCGGCTGATGTTGCTCGCCGAGCCACTCGCGTCGCTGGGAAGCGAGAAGTCCCAAAGCGCTCAGCCACCTGCCGACGACGCGCGCAAACCGGCAACCTGGCTCATGATGGGCCAGCAGCGCGAACGCGAGCGTCTTGCCGCCGAGCTTCACGACGGCATGGGTCAGGCGCTGACGTTGATCAAGCTGATGGTGGAAGACGCGCGCATGCGTTTGCGGCGCGGCCAGGCCGACGATGCTGCGCAACTGCTCGATGCAACCGTCCTGCAGATACGCGACACGATCGGCGAAATGCGGCAGATATGTGGAGAGCTGAGGCCGCTCGCGCTGGAGCGCCTCGGCCTGCCCGCCGCGTTGAGCGCACTCTGCCGGCGCGTCGGGCAAAGCATCGAAACGCTGCGAGTGATGTTTTCATGCGGCATCGAAGACGGCGAAATCCCCGACCATCTAAAGGCGGATATCTTTCGCGTGGTGCAGGAAGCACTCAATAACATCGTCAAGCATGCTGCTGCTTCGGAGATTCGCGTCGAGTTGCAGCGCAATGCATCGCATCTGCTGCTGACCATACGCGACAATGGAACTGGCTACGAGGCACGCCCACTTCGCACGGACGACGCCCGCTCGAACGGCCTGGGTCTGACGGGCATGCAGCATCGCGTCGAAACGCAAGGTGGCACGTTCGCCGTGAGTGCAATCCCGGACGACGGCACCGAAGTCTCGGCATACTGGCCTCTGTAG